A window of the Cygnus atratus isolate AKBS03 ecotype Queensland, Australia chromosome 4, CAtr_DNAZoo_HiC_assembly, whole genome shotgun sequence genome harbors these coding sequences:
- the FGFBP1 gene encoding fibroblast growth factor-binding protein 1 — MRIKNFGLLCVLILVSQMLLTSCERQKERKKGRQGIENSGKKQTESNQEKEKGRKPKGGKASPKGKFKTKENAECTWAVTSVDAATVRVECMNGDSKFWCEFSGDPSTCPHYAANQKSYWKQVSRSLKKQKQICQDPRSILKSKVCRKGPQSAHLKLTSSSLLASVGPAKGDATHHKKEVAQVPAAASEPGKQLEHSSQDCVEDVDYIDQKKVAEEYCPESLLSFCNFFITMVQDKKC; from the coding sequence ATGAGAATCAAAAACTTTGGACTTCTTTGTGTGTTGATTCTGGTCTCCCAGATGCTACTAACCAGCtgtgaaagacagaaggaaagaaaaaaaggaagacaaggcatagaaaacagtggaaaaaaacaaactgaatcaaatcaagagaaagaaaaagggcgGAAgccaaaaggaggaaaagcatcTCCTAAAGGCaaatttaaaaccaaagaaaatgctgagtgCACCTGGGCAGTGACCAGCGTGGATGCTGCTACCGTGCGAGTCGAGTGCATGAACGGCGACAGCAAGTTCTGGTGCGAGTTCTCTGGGGACCCTTCCACCTGTCCGCACTACGCAGCAAACCAGAAATCCTACTGGAAGCAAGTCTCCCGCTCcttaaagaagcagaagcagatcTGTCAGGACCCCAGAAGCATCCTCAAATCCAAAGTGTGCAGGAAAGGCCCACAAAGTGCTCACCTCAAACTGACAAGCTCAAGCCTCCTGGCGTCAGTGGGTCCTGCGAAAGGGGATGCAACCCACCACAAAAAAGAAGTGGCACAGGTCCCAGCCGCTGCCTCTGAGCCTGGAAAACAGCTAGAGCACAGCTCCCAAGACTGTGTTGAAGACGTTGATTATATTGATCAGAAGAAGGTGGCTGAGGAATACTGTCCAGAAagtctgctttccttctgcaacTTTTTTATAACAATGGTGCAAGACAAAAAATGCTGA